A single region of the Catenulispora sp. GP43 genome encodes:
- a CDS encoding neprosin family prolyl endopeptidase: protein MSAAAVGAVVVVPAGSAQAAQCWYGSCFSYVTGRQFTNTTGASVTMAQAAPRNVAADGHSLQELSLQTSGGTTVADTIEIGWTVDPGLNGDYQPHLFVFHWVNGQPTCYNGCGFVQVSSTVRAGMAVTPGTTGTFALRYYQGNWWTYYDGVPFGYFPGTEWGGAFTSAQIVSAFGEVAADSAPSCTQMGDGVFGSQSGASSVSGYQLYGSADQPAFTVTAIDPSSYNYGAVTGTSFNLGGPGAC from the coding sequence GTGTCCGCAGCGGCTGTCGGAGCCGTCGTCGTGGTTCCGGCCGGCAGTGCGCAGGCGGCGCAGTGCTGGTACGGGTCCTGCTTCAGCTACGTCACCGGCCGGCAGTTCACGAACACGACCGGCGCTTCGGTCACCATGGCGCAGGCCGCCCCGCGGAACGTCGCCGCGGACGGGCATTCGCTGCAGGAGCTCTCGCTGCAGACGTCCGGCGGCACCACCGTCGCCGACACCATCGAGATCGGGTGGACGGTGGATCCCGGGCTCAACGGCGACTATCAGCCGCACCTGTTCGTCTTCCACTGGGTCAACGGGCAGCCGACTTGCTACAACGGCTGCGGGTTCGTCCAGGTGTCCTCGACGGTGCGGGCCGGTATGGCCGTGACGCCCGGTACGACCGGAACCTTCGCGCTTCGGTACTACCAGGGGAACTGGTGGACGTACTACGACGGCGTCCCCTTCGGGTACTTCCCCGGCACGGAGTGGGGCGGCGCGTTCACCAGCGCGCAGATCGTCTCGGCGTTCGGCGAGGTGGCGGCGGATAGTGCGCCGAGCTGCACGCAGATGGGGGACGGGGTTTTCGGGAGCCAGAGCGGGGCGTCGTCGGTTTCTGGTTACCAGCTGTACGGATCGGCCGATCAGCCGGCGTTCACGGTGACGGCAATTGATCCGAGTTCGTACAACTACGGGGCGGTCACGGGGACTTCATTCAATCTGGGAGGTCCTGGTGCTTGCTAG
- a CDS encoding tetratricopeptide repeat protein produces MPLSGDDQQQTQGQIGARLQQLRTRRGLTQRALAEPGYTAAYVSTLEAGKARASEAALRYFAERLAISYEELATGVPAGLRAEIREGLAEANAAMDDGRATEAEALLSALLERAAGNDVPDLVADVRVTRGSFLLRRGDLDAGRDQFEQAEALLADRPLPARVRAVRGRATAYYLAGDVRYSCYLLENTISELNGGGLPDPASLVLLYAAVIGPYLELGALERATKAATLALDLAPRVADPVAVATLHRSVARTLAAGGRFDEAEAALVKAQDVYQQWEIRTELAQCHWMRGYLYAQHERLADAETELRTAARMLRAADAVFYAVQVEVELADVRWRLGHTGEAEELLTRLLADLGPGHGAVHAAAAHRLLGLIRERADDAEAAERHYRRAVELQQDSDVTGDLADTSRLLGDLLDRQGRTREAVAAYRNGLTGLARPGTTTLGTAPLPPPVIPADPVHRGVHG; encoded by the coding sequence ATGCCCCTGTCCGGCGACGACCAGCAGCAGACCCAGGGCCAGATCGGGGCGCGCCTGCAACAGCTGCGCACCCGCCGCGGCCTGACCCAGCGCGCCCTGGCCGAACCCGGATACACCGCCGCCTACGTCTCCACCCTCGAAGCCGGCAAGGCCCGCGCCTCCGAGGCGGCGCTCCGCTACTTCGCCGAACGCCTCGCGATCAGCTACGAGGAACTGGCCACCGGCGTCCCGGCCGGCCTGCGCGCGGAGATCCGCGAGGGCCTGGCCGAGGCGAACGCGGCCATGGACGACGGCCGCGCGACCGAAGCCGAGGCCCTGCTGTCCGCCCTGCTCGAGCGCGCCGCCGGCAACGACGTGCCCGACCTGGTCGCCGACGTGCGCGTCACGCGCGGTTCGTTCCTGCTGCGCCGGGGCGACCTGGACGCCGGCCGCGACCAGTTCGAGCAGGCCGAGGCGCTGCTGGCCGACCGGCCGCTGCCGGCGCGGGTGCGGGCCGTCCGCGGCCGGGCGACCGCGTACTACCTGGCCGGCGACGTCCGCTACTCCTGCTACCTGCTCGAGAACACCATCAGCGAGCTGAACGGCGGAGGCCTGCCGGACCCGGCGTCGCTGGTGCTGTTGTACGCCGCGGTCATCGGACCGTATCTGGAACTCGGCGCGCTGGAACGGGCGACGAAGGCCGCGACCCTCGCGCTGGACCTGGCGCCCCGCGTCGCCGACCCGGTCGCCGTGGCCACGCTGCACCGCTCCGTCGCCCGCACCCTGGCCGCCGGCGGCCGGTTCGACGAGGCCGAGGCCGCGCTCGTCAAGGCGCAGGACGTCTACCAGCAGTGGGAGATCCGGACCGAACTCGCGCAGTGCCATTGGATGCGCGGCTACCTCTACGCGCAGCACGAACGCCTCGCCGACGCCGAGACCGAGCTGCGCACCGCCGCACGGATGCTGCGCGCCGCCGACGCCGTGTTCTACGCGGTGCAGGTCGAGGTCGAACTGGCCGACGTCCGCTGGCGCCTGGGCCACACCGGCGAGGCCGAGGAGCTGCTCACCCGGCTGCTGGCGGACCTGGGCCCCGGCCACGGCGCGGTCCACGCCGCCGCCGCGCACCGCCTCCTGGGCCTGATCCGCGAGCGCGCCGACGACGCCGAAGCGGCCGAACGCCACTACCGCCGGGCCGTCGAACTCCAGCAGGACTCTGATGTCACCGGCGACCTGGCCGACACCTCACGGCTGCTCGGCGACCTGCTCGACCGCCAAGGCCGCACCCGCGAGGCGGTGGCGGCGTACCGGAACGGGCTCACCGGGCTGGCCCGCCCCGGCACCACGACCCTCGGCACCGCGCCGCTTCCGCCGCCGGTCATCCCGGCGGACCCGGTGCACCGGGGCGTTCACGGCTGA
- a CDS encoding neprosin family prolyl endopeptidase produces the protein MAAVSAPVVPSAAPAAATTPTGPICWYGACYDYVSGHQWTDTTGVSVLMKVEAPVVNPAQTGEHSLQEIALQNTARTSTVEIGWTVDPELNGDARPHLFVYHWVDGQESCYNGCGFVQVSHDIKPGMALHANEAAHFAIQNIGGNWWVFFRDEPVGYFPGSLWSGTYKTAQLVSVFGEVAENTADTPSCTQMGDGRFGSAPAASWIRDYRLAGTSDAPDLSVSATSPNHYDAGAVTATSFKLGGPGTGTCSG, from the coding sequence ATGGCGGCAGTGTCGGCGCCGGTGGTGCCCTCGGCGGCTCCGGCCGCCGCCACGACCCCGACCGGTCCCATCTGCTGGTACGGCGCGTGTTATGACTACGTCAGCGGCCACCAGTGGACCGACACCACTGGCGTCAGCGTCCTGATGAAGGTCGAGGCGCCGGTCGTCAACCCCGCTCAGACCGGTGAGCACAGCCTGCAGGAGATCGCCCTGCAGAACACGGCGCGCACCTCGACCGTCGAGATCGGCTGGACCGTCGACCCCGAACTCAACGGCGACGCGCGGCCGCATCTGTTCGTCTACCACTGGGTCGACGGGCAGGAGAGCTGCTACAACGGCTGCGGCTTCGTGCAGGTCTCGCACGACATCAAGCCGGGTATGGCCCTGCACGCCAACGAGGCGGCGCACTTCGCCATCCAGAACATCGGCGGGAACTGGTGGGTCTTCTTCCGCGACGAGCCGGTCGGGTACTTCCCCGGCAGCCTCTGGAGCGGCACGTACAAGACGGCACAGCTGGTGTCGGTGTTCGGCGAGGTCGCGGAGAACACCGCCGACACCCCGAGCTGCACTCAGATGGGCGATGGACGCTTCGGTTCGGCGCCCGCTGCTTCCTGGATACGGGACTACCGCTTGGCGGGTACCAGCGACGCGCCGGACCTGAGCGTCAGCGCCACCAGCCCGAACCACTACGACGCGGGTGCCGTGACGGCGACCTCGTTCAAGCTCGGCGGACCCGGGACGGGGACTTGCTCCGGGTAG
- a CDS encoding TetR family transcriptional regulator, whose translation MNARTEADKPQVAAPAAHRPLRRDAERNRQLILDTAKIVFGRRGLDASLDEVAHEAGLGVGTVYRRFPNRDALIDALFDDMLASIERIVAESVALPRAWDGLIHFMTAMLESQGRDKGLRDLMLSRQKYLDLCEKDKEEVVRDIVQPALYDLIARAQTDGDLRADVVPTDVGVLLISAVGVVDFTAPADPEVWRRHLAVLVDGLRARSGGATTVLAPAPLDDDQLEVCMTGWKYGTREVPRKRS comes from the coding sequence ATGAACGCCAGGACCGAGGCGGACAAACCGCAGGTGGCGGCACCGGCCGCACACCGCCCGCTACGCCGGGACGCCGAGCGCAACCGGCAGCTGATCCTGGACACGGCCAAGATCGTCTTCGGCCGCCGCGGCCTGGACGCCTCCCTGGACGAGGTGGCCCACGAGGCCGGCCTCGGCGTGGGCACCGTCTACCGCCGCTTCCCGAACCGCGACGCCCTGATCGATGCCCTGTTCGACGACATGCTCGCCTCGATCGAGCGCATCGTCGCCGAGTCGGTGGCCCTGCCCCGCGCCTGGGACGGCCTGATCCACTTCATGACCGCGATGCTGGAGTCCCAGGGCCGCGACAAGGGGCTCCGCGACCTGATGCTCTCCCGCCAGAAGTACCTCGACCTGTGCGAGAAGGACAAGGAAGAGGTAGTCCGCGACATCGTCCAGCCGGCGCTCTACGACCTCATCGCCCGCGCCCAGACCGACGGCGACCTCCGCGCGGACGTGGTCCCCACCGACGTGGGCGTCCTGCTGATCTCCGCCGTCGGCGTCGTCGACTTCACGGCGCCCGCCGACCCCGAGGTCTGGCGCCGCCACCTAGCCGTCCTCGTCGACGGCCTGCGCGCCCGCTCGGGCGGCGCCACCACCGTCCTGGCCCCGGCACCCCTGGACGACGACCAGCTCGAGGTGTGCATGACCGGATGGAAGTACGGCACGCGGGAAGTGCCGCGCAAGCGCTCTTAA
- a CDS encoding alpha/beta fold hydrolase, which produces MTDHVFTVPLHHDRPGGEQIEVYAREVTADESRPWLVYLQGGPGHRSPRPLPAALAAGWLGRAVQDYRVLLLDQRGTGRSTPATRQTLPRRGDARRQAEYLTAFRADSIVRDAELIRRRLTGGAPWSVLGQSFGGFCAVRYLSDAPEGLAEVFITGGVPTLDGDADDVYRAAYPRMEDKNALFYHRYPEDVETAREIAGFLREHETVLPDGTLLTVEAFQSLGIVLGTTDGADRLHYLLEDAFCQTDHQRELSDRFQWQVQAALSFAERPLYALLHEAIYAQRTGPTAWSASRVRKEFPRFDAERILSETAAPLLFTGETIHPWHFRTDPALRPLRAVGESLAAYDDWRPLYDASVLAANEVPAFAMVYADDLYVDLKQSLTSAEAIRGLTVRVTDEHEHDALNASGTDVIDQLFGMARDAR; this is translated from the coding sequence ATGACCGACCACGTGTTCACGGTTCCGCTGCACCACGACCGGCCGGGCGGCGAACAGATCGAGGTCTACGCCCGCGAGGTCACGGCCGACGAGTCGCGGCCGTGGCTGGTCTACCTGCAGGGCGGGCCCGGGCACCGCTCGCCCCGTCCGCTTCCGGCGGCCCTGGCCGCCGGCTGGCTCGGCCGTGCCGTCCAGGACTACCGGGTGCTGCTGCTCGATCAGCGCGGCACCGGCCGCTCGACCCCGGCGACGCGGCAGACCCTGCCGCGCCGGGGCGATGCCCGGCGGCAGGCCGAGTACCTCACCGCTTTCCGCGCGGACTCGATCGTCCGTGACGCGGAGCTCATCCGGCGGCGGTTGACCGGCGGTGCCCCGTGGAGCGTGCTGGGGCAGAGCTTCGGCGGGTTCTGCGCGGTCCGGTATCTGTCGGACGCGCCCGAAGGGCTCGCGGAGGTCTTCATCACCGGCGGCGTGCCGACGTTGGACGGCGACGCCGACGACGTCTACCGCGCCGCCTATCCGCGGATGGAGGACAAGAACGCGCTGTTCTACCACCGGTATCCCGAGGATGTGGAAACGGCGCGGGAGATCGCGGGGTTCCTGCGGGAGCACGAGACGGTGCTGCCCGACGGGACGCTGCTGACGGTCGAGGCGTTCCAGTCGCTGGGGATCGTGCTCGGTACGACCGACGGTGCGGATCGATTGCACTATCTGCTGGAAGACGCGTTCTGCCAGACGGACCACCAGCGGGAACTGTCAGACCGGTTCCAGTGGCAGGTGCAGGCAGCGCTGTCCTTTGCTGAGCGGCCGCTCTACGCCCTGCTGCACGAAGCGATCTACGCGCAGCGCACGGGACCTACGGCATGGTCAGCCAGCCGCGTTCGCAAAGAGTTCCCACGGTTCGACGCCGAGCGGATCCTGTCGGAGACGGCGGCCCCGCTGCTGTTCACCGGGGAGACGATTCACCCCTGGCACTTCCGGACCGACCCGGCTCTGCGGCCGCTGCGTGCGGTGGGCGAATCGCTTGCCGCGTATGACGATTGGCGGCCTCTGTACGACGCTTCCGTGCTGGCCGCGAACGAGGTGCCGGCGTTCGCGATGGTCTACGCGGACGACCTGTACGTCGATCTCAAGCAGTCGCTGACGAGTGCCGAGGCCATTCGAGGCCTGACCGTCCGGGTCACGGACGAGCACGAGCACGACGCGCTCAACGCGAGTGGCACCGATGTGATCGACCAGTTGTTCGGCATGGCGCGCGACGCGCGCTGA